The proteins below come from a single Armatimonadota bacterium genomic window:
- a CDS encoding DUF3320 domain-containing protein: MRNRLINYRPSKTVGVEIVEESSESLWRILVVEGKKMGFTGPPDPPKSKRDDEDQDNPLIQADFFQEEPQVGKIDTEDSLLNTSVTHTKLQMRLLQTWRQATTQLDEQGINTLFLALGMLEWKPSDSAEKTAFAPLILIPAVLERTVKGSFKLVYDENDIGTNLSLSAALAEQHIKLPEIPSDLANFSVEKYFGDVKGVLKNRPDWSIHKDKVALGFFSYAKIVLYQDLDIQRWQEGHDPTSHTDVSAFLGVGYESSEGTSDEIEQVDNVRSPLDSFEVFSADSSQIKAIMEANRGISMVVEGPPGTGKSQTIANLIAECISKGKKVLFVSEKMAALEVVHRRLKLEAGLDEACLELHSQKANRRTFYSSIDQTWKLKSRLPDAASQLERLADLRQSLNQYADEIHRPLPMQGVSPRFLIGKAISLPDVEEEDLDAPYQGVGLAKLSWQDLERRLPLIEAIQAKITQIGVPAQHPFFGCSLTYLGPSEKLELERSTRLARQLLAEAFDLAEDLSKHLCVPSPICPEDITSLTHCVDIAVSAPELDGVAVKAGTWQQESKRLSEAIHNLRRLQELRSRHKNKVIEQAWGADVVSARAAYEQNADKFLKFLSGDYRKARTQLAGLLTAQGPTTPLEQRELLRELVEFSGLRSQLAEVQPVVERHFGVQWQGEVSNPDSLDRLLRWVLDLEGQVKDGLIPKSLLDFFTGAIRATGLAERSRTTSEAMASVLEKIRHLDAQLKLNRESSLESCRFEALKSQIQSFDENIERLSEIVEWNLIAEEATETGLQEILSFASAWPRAGKDLKHHILRIWLHAGIKEGFETRSALRKFERATHEEAIKEFKRLDDVLIEHNRARALHSHLQGIPSTSQLGLSAELSKQCNLRKGHKPIRWAFEQFSEFLLKIKPVVMMSPISVATFLPNFKEMFDVVIFDEASQIKPEDSLSSIARAKQAIVVGDTKQMPPTSFFDNQIDDDSTDEEAGYDTAVGKMESILALFNSIAEPSGRKTDLRWHYRSLHQALIQPSNRLFYNDRLVVFPSPIYATNERDSDLGMRFRYDPTTIYDRGSAKKKNKKQAAAVADAIVKHMAERPHESLLAVAFSKHQQEAIQDELEVRQQSDPGLFSSFNQMHQTEPLRIKNLETVQGDERDVILISVGYGPDESGNTSMNFGPINKEGGGRRLNVLMSRAKKRIEVFTSMRSGDIRIDGDNEGLSAFKTFLEFAETGILDIPNPTGMEPESIFEEEVMSALTHRGYKIDPQVGTLGFRIDLAVRHPKRPGRYAIGIECDGATYHSAKSARDRDKLREMVLVARNWKLHRIWSTDWWRDREACLKRCVSAIEGAIEATDEEEELALVDNSRSDESISIEIWKSDADQQNPRGKPYAKWTTPFELSGIALGDLPPSKMASAVVKVTAFEGPIHRNILVKRIRESCRLARSGSRIQSAIDAGISYALQNGFVRTKEDFVYQFDQTEFVARDRSSLDSSERLVEYISPEEFDLAIREILCASMAASQDEITSGIREYFGFGRTPENLPTVVAARLAQLERDDLVSNDGRFRWSGAIDN, encoded by the coding sequence ATGCGGAATCGCCTTATCAACTATCGTCCCTCAAAGACAGTAGGGGTCGAAATAGTCGAGGAATCGTCTGAGAGCCTCTGGAGAATTCTAGTCGTCGAGGGCAAAAAGATGGGGTTTACAGGTCCCCCAGATCCTCCGAAGTCGAAGCGTGACGACGAAGACCAAGATAACCCTCTCATCCAGGCTGACTTCTTCCAAGAGGAACCGCAGGTTGGGAAAATCGATACAGAGGACTCTTTACTCAACACATCGGTAACTCACACAAAGCTTCAAATGCGTCTCCTTCAGACCTGGAGGCAAGCGACGACACAGCTTGACGAGCAAGGAATCAATACTCTCTTTCTGGCTCTTGGAATGCTCGAATGGAAGCCGAGCGATTCGGCGGAAAAAACCGCGTTCGCACCCTTGATACTGATCCCTGCAGTTTTGGAGAGAACCGTAAAGGGAAGCTTCAAACTGGTTTACGACGAAAACGACATTGGCACAAATCTCAGCCTTAGCGCGGCCCTAGCCGAACAGCATATCAAACTGCCTGAAATCCCTTCTGACTTAGCCAATTTCTCGGTCGAAAAGTATTTTGGAGATGTTAAAGGTGTACTTAAGAACAGACCAGATTGGTCCATTCACAAAGACAAGGTCGCCTTAGGCTTTTTTAGTTACGCTAAGATAGTTCTTTACCAGGACCTTGACATTCAAAGATGGCAAGAGGGGCATGATCCGACGAGCCATACAGATGTATCCGCATTCTTGGGGGTTGGTTACGAATCGAGTGAAGGCACTTCCGACGAGATTGAACAAGTCGATAACGTACGTTCTCCACTTGACTCTTTCGAAGTATTCAGCGCCGATAGCTCTCAGATCAAGGCGATCATGGAAGCCAATCGCGGAATTTCCATGGTCGTAGAGGGTCCTCCTGGTACAGGTAAGTCTCAGACCATTGCCAACCTTATTGCAGAGTGCATTAGTAAAGGAAAAAAGGTCCTGTTTGTCTCAGAAAAAATGGCGGCGCTTGAAGTGGTTCATCGACGCCTGAAACTCGAGGCGGGATTGGATGAGGCTTGCCTTGAACTGCACAGCCAAAAGGCCAACCGAAGAACATTCTATAGTTCAATCGACCAGACTTGGAAATTAAAGAGCCGACTTCCCGACGCGGCAAGTCAGCTTGAGAGACTAGCAGACCTTCGTCAAAGTCTGAATCAGTATGCCGATGAAATTCACCGCCCCTTGCCGATGCAAGGGGTGTCCCCAAGATTTCTCATCGGAAAGGCCATTTCGTTGCCTGATGTAGAAGAAGAAGACCTCGATGCTCCATATCAGGGTGTCGGCCTTGCCAAGCTGTCTTGGCAAGATTTAGAACGAAGACTGCCGCTCATTGAAGCAATCCAAGCTAAGATAACGCAGATTGGAGTTCCCGCACAACATCCATTCTTCGGATGCTCGCTCACTTATCTCGGCCCCTCAGAGAAGTTAGAGTTGGAAAGGTCGACTAGATTAGCAAGACAGCTATTGGCGGAGGCTTTTGACCTTGCTGAGGACCTCTCAAAACATCTCTGTGTTCCATCCCCTATTTGCCCTGAAGACATTACTAGCTTGACGCATTGCGTGGATATTGCTGTCTCAGCGCCCGAACTGGATGGTGTAGCTGTAAAGGCTGGAACCTGGCAACAAGAATCCAAGAGGCTTTCGGAAGCTATTCATAATTTGAGACGTCTTCAGGAGCTCCGGTCGAGACACAAGAACAAGGTTATTGAGCAGGCGTGGGGAGCTGATGTCGTCTCCGCTCGAGCGGCTTACGAGCAGAACGCCGACAAGTTTCTAAAGTTTCTGTCTGGCGACTATCGGAAAGCAAGAACGCAACTGGCTGGACTGCTGACAGCACAAGGACCCACTACTCCACTAGAACAGAGAGAACTACTCAGGGAATTAGTTGAATTCTCCGGGCTCCGAAGTCAGCTAGCTGAAGTCCAACCGGTCGTAGAGCGTCACTTCGGAGTCCAATGGCAGGGAGAAGTGTCGAATCCAGATAGTTTAGACCGCCTCCTTCGTTGGGTTCTCGATTTGGAAGGGCAGGTCAAAGATGGACTCATTCCGAAGAGCCTGCTTGATTTCTTTACTGGTGCCATCCGAGCGACAGGCCTGGCTGAAAGGTCGCGCACAACTTCCGAAGCGATGGCGAGCGTCCTGGAGAAGATTCGTCACCTTGACGCACAACTTAAGCTGAACAGAGAATCTTCCCTCGAAAGTTGCCGTTTCGAGGCTCTCAAGTCGCAAATCCAAAGTTTTGACGAGAATATTGAGAGGCTTTCTGAAATTGTTGAGTGGAACTTAATCGCCGAAGAAGCGACCGAAACGGGCCTTCAAGAAATCCTATCCTTTGCCAGCGCTTGGCCAAGGGCCGGTAAGGACCTGAAGCACCACATTCTCAGGATCTGGCTTCATGCGGGAATCAAGGAGGGCTTTGAAACAAGATCGGCTCTGCGAAAATTTGAGCGAGCAACCCACGAAGAGGCAATCAAAGAATTCAAACGACTAGACGACGTGCTCATCGAACATAATCGGGCTCGTGCTTTGCACTCACACCTTCAGGGTATCCCTTCGACGTCACAGCTTGGACTGAGTGCAGAGCTTTCAAAGCAATGTAATTTGCGCAAGGGCCACAAGCCCATTCGATGGGCATTTGAGCAGTTCTCAGAATTTCTTCTTAAAATTAAGCCCGTCGTCATGATGTCGCCAATCTCTGTGGCGACATTCCTTCCGAACTTCAAGGAGATGTTCGATGTCGTCATTTTTGATGAAGCCAGTCAAATCAAGCCCGAGGATTCGCTAAGCTCCATTGCGAGAGCAAAGCAGGCCATCGTTGTCGGGGATACAAAGCAAATGCCCCCCACCAGCTTCTTCGACAATCAAATCGACGATGACTCCACAGATGAGGAGGCTGGCTACGACACGGCGGTTGGAAAAATGGAGAGCATACTCGCGCTCTTCAACTCAATAGCTGAACCCTCAGGTAGGAAGACGGACTTACGATGGCACTACAGGAGTCTACATCAGGCCCTCATCCAACCATCAAATAGGCTCTTCTACAATGATCGACTAGTCGTCTTCCCGAGCCCCATCTACGCAACAAACGAACGAGATAGCGATCTTGGAATGCGGTTTCGTTACGATCCGACAACGATTTACGATCGTGGGTCGGCTAAGAAGAAAAACAAAAAGCAAGCCGCGGCAGTTGCGGATGCAATCGTAAAACATATGGCGGAAAGGCCACATGAGTCCCTCCTGGCCGTTGCTTTCAGCAAGCACCAGCAAGAAGCGATCCAGGACGAACTCGAGGTAAGACAGCAGTCGGACCCTGGCCTCTTTAGTTCGTTTAACCAGATGCACCAGACTGAGCCGCTACGAATAAAGAATCTGGAAACCGTTCAGGGCGACGAGCGCGATGTCATTCTCATCAGTGTCGGATATGGTCCAGATGAGAGTGGAAATACGTCCATGAATTTTGGCCCAATCAACAAGGAGGGGGGCGGAAGAAGGCTAAACGTACTAATGAGTCGAGCCAAAAAGCGTATCGAAGTTTTCACTTCGATGCGTTCCGGCGACATTCGCATTGATGGTGACAATGAAGGTCTTTCCGCATTCAAGACCTTTCTGGAATTCGCTGAGACTGGAATTTTAGACATCCCAAATCCGACCGGCATGGAACCAGAAAGCATCTTCGAAGAAGAGGTTATGTCAGCCCTAACGCACAGAGGATATAAGATTGACCCTCAAGTGGGCACGCTCGGATTCCGAATCGACCTAGCTGTTCGACACCCAAAACGACCCGGTCGATACGCGATAGGGATTGAATGTGACGGAGCAACCTACCATTCGGCAAAGAGTGCGAGGGATCGCGACAAGTTGCGAGAAATGGTATTGGTGGCAAGAAATTGGAAACTACACAGGATTTGGAGTACGGATTGGTGGCGAGATAGAGAAGCTTGTCTCAAAAGGTGTGTCTCCGCAATCGAAGGTGCCATTGAAGCAACGGACGAGGAAGAAGAACTTGCTCTTGTCGATAATTCGAGATCCGATGAATCCATTTCTATTGAGATATGGAAAAGTGATGCTGACCAGCAAAACCCGCGAGGCAAGCCCTACGCAAAATGGACGACGCCGTTCGAGCTTTCTGGCATAGCACTTGGGGATCTTCCTCCTTCCAAGATGGCAAGTGCGGTCGTCAAAGTAACAGCGTTTGAAGGTCCGATTCATCGGAACATTCTGGTGAAAAGAATTCGAGAGTCCTGCCGTCTAGCCAGATCCGGTTCAAGAATCCAATCGGCAATCGATGCCGGTATTTCTTATGCACTGCAAAATGGATTTGTCCGTACCAAAGAGGATTTTGTTTACCAATTCGATCAGACGGAGTTCGTTGCCCGCGATCGAAGTAGCTTGGATTCTTCGGAGCGATTGGTCGAGTACATTTCACCTGAAGAATTTGACCTTGCTATTCGAGAGATACTTTGCGCATCCATGGCGGCATCACAAGACGAAATTACCTCTGGTATTCGTGAGTATTTTGGTTTCGGACGCACTCCTGAAAATCTGCCAACTGTGGTGGCCGCTCGATTGGCCCAACTTGAAAGGGACGATTTAGTTTCCAACGATGGGCGTTTTAGGTGGTCAGGAGCGATCGACAATTGA
- a CDS encoding amidohydrolase family protein, whose amino-acid sequence MRTYSLALLALGLASAAHAQSADFAITGAKVFIGDGKVLDSATVVVRNGKIDSVSTDAAPAGLTAIDGKGKVLYPGFIDAYSTRLTKTPPNPSTDGKPDIGVEAPPYMWIGNHKGIYSDFPSAPNLDFDKDTSAWDSGITAALVIPRQGSIRGAGAVINILPAAEKDARVLDDSFGFGMSYRNGGGEGYPSNILGVIALMRQTLADAKSLADGAKLAKPDDKAPWKKALEDLKPLVTGQKPAVFELNMDREIARTFHIADEFGFKFMVAGGRDAYKMIPDLKARQIPILYTIDNLIEPSVEPDKADTDPADVTPIEYKKERHDRWEEQINGIADIAKSGLPFAFGTSSAPAQYLESIRGFIKHGLDKDLALKAMTINPATILGVQSKLGTIETGKLASLVLMSGEFTDEKSKVERVWVAGKPVVEPKKEGGK is encoded by the coding sequence ATGCGTACTTATTCACTCGCGCTCCTCGCGTTGGGCCTCGCTTCGGCCGCCCATGCGCAAAGCGCGGATTTTGCGATTACCGGCGCAAAGGTCTTCATCGGCGACGGCAAGGTGCTCGATAGCGCCACTGTCGTCGTCAGGAATGGAAAGATCGACTCCGTTTCGACCGACGCCGCCCCGGCGGGCCTCACCGCTATCGATGGGAAGGGCAAAGTGCTCTATCCCGGCTTCATCGATGCCTACTCGACGCGGCTGACCAAGACCCCGCCCAACCCCTCCACCGACGGAAAGCCGGACATCGGCGTCGAAGCCCCGCCCTACATGTGGATCGGCAACCACAAGGGCATCTATTCCGACTTCCCCTCCGCCCCCAATCTCGACTTCGACAAGGACACCAGCGCCTGGGATAGCGGCATCACCGCCGCCCTCGTCATCCCTCGCCAAGGAAGCATCCGAGGGGCCGGAGCCGTCATCAACATTCTTCCCGCCGCCGAAAAGGACGCCCGCGTCCTCGACGATTCGTTCGGCTTCGGCATGAGCTACCGCAATGGAGGCGGCGAAGGCTACCCCTCCAACATTCTCGGCGTCATCGCTCTCATGCGGCAAACCCTCGCCGATGCAAAATCCCTCGCCGACGGGGCCAAACTCGCCAAACCCGACGACAAAGCCCCTTGGAAAAAGGCTCTGGAGGACCTCAAGCCGCTGGTCACCGGCCAAAAGCCCGCCGTCTTCGAGCTCAACATGGACCGCGAAATCGCCCGGACCTTCCACATCGCCGACGAATTCGGGTTCAAATTCATGGTCGCCGGTGGACGCGATGCCTACAAAATGATCCCCGATCTCAAGGCGCGCCAGATTCCCATTCTCTACACCATCGATAACCTCATCGAACCGTCCGTCGAACCTGATAAGGCCGACACCGACCCCGCCGACGTCACCCCCATCGAATACAAAAAGGAACGGCACGACCGCTGGGAAGAGCAGATCAACGGCATCGCCGACATCGCCAAAAGCGGTCTTCCCTTCGCCTTCGGCACCAGCTCGGCCCCGGCCCAATACCTTGAGAGCATTCGCGGCTTCATCAAGCACGGCCTCGACAAAGACCTCGCCCTCAAAGCCATGACCATTAACCCGGCAACCATCCTCGGCGTCCAGTCCAAGCTCGGCACCATCGAGACCGGTAAGCTCGCCAGCCTCGTGCTCATGTCGGGCGAATTCACCGACGAAAAGAGCAAGGTCGAACGCGTTTGGGTCGCCGGAAAACCGGTGGTCGAACCCAAGAAGGAGGGCGGCAAGTGA
- a CDS encoding amidohydrolase family protein: MKRLALLLVGLASFAHAQFPFELESDRKPKTVTDGNCLIKGGRILTATHGTLENTDILVQNGKIAKVGRNLVAPSGTIVIDAKGKVVCPGIVDAHSHRAADGTNEGAESIVAEVRMQDILNPSALSVWQALASGHTSAMILHGSADCVGGQSVVIKYKYGATADEVRIPDAPRMIKFALGENVTRKSSTTNSRFPTTRMGVESVYRHAFNEAIQYKKDWDAYKAGQTKVEPRRDLRLETLSDILQKKIWVQCHCYRSDEMLMMVRLSQEYGFKIGALQHALEAYKIAPELAKAGIGISIFEDEWSFKQEGYDAIPWNAYICNKAGVNVSINTDGLSGTTALNIDAAKTMRFGGFTEQQALQTITINPARELGIDKRTGSIDVGKDADIAIWDGHPLSVYSKCDLTMIEGKVYFQRRDAFGIDGASITKAVLDRKVNAAENTSLPKSSNIYAIVGATIHPVVGADIQGGTVVVKDGKILSVGKSVDIPHGASVIQGRGLHVYPGFFDGQSSIGLKEISPIPVMNDNREFGTFNPDLDALTAEWVESAHFGPAKFNGVTNVFSAPTGGSISGQGAVINTDGYTTEQLGVERKAGLVVNMAGGRGRPNFDMCDMVDTSILFGGRGETPQMDGRVGDADLSLNQLEEYYDFLGGRMPFQDGGDVFAQGGSNSALDSYFDKASKYMDARKADPNMPIDLEMEAMIPYLKGEKTVVLSAHSASQIRDAVAFAQKFKLKAAISDGSEAWREAALLAKARIPVILAPAGASTLGANNTDRAYDPYDTPYVKAGLLAKAGVKICFQSGDGSETMMLPFKVGEHCAYGLSREDALKALTINPAQIFGVADKLGSIEPGKIGNLIVTDGDPFELTTTMRYVFIDGQPRRLESKHTMLRDKYLQRLK, translated from the coding sequence GTGAAGCGTCTCGCACTCCTCCTCGTCGGCCTCGCCAGCTTCGCTCACGCCCAATTCCCGTTCGAATTGGAATCGGATCGCAAGCCAAAGACCGTCACCGACGGCAACTGCCTCATCAAGGGCGGCCGCATCCTGACCGCCACCCACGGCACGCTGGAAAACACCGACATTCTCGTCCAAAACGGCAAAATCGCCAAGGTCGGACGAAATCTCGTCGCTCCGTCCGGCACCATCGTCATTGACGCGAAGGGCAAAGTCGTTTGCCCGGGCATCGTCGATGCCCACTCGCACCGAGCCGCCGACGGCACCAACGAAGGGGCCGAAAGCATCGTCGCCGAGGTTCGGATGCAGGACATCCTCAACCCCTCGGCCCTCTCGGTCTGGCAGGCCCTCGCTAGCGGACATACTTCCGCGATGATCCTCCACGGCAGTGCCGACTGTGTCGGCGGCCAAAGCGTGGTCATCAAGTACAAGTACGGCGCGACGGCTGATGAAGTCCGGATTCCCGATGCCCCGCGCATGATCAAATTCGCCCTCGGTGAAAACGTCACCCGCAAGAGCAGTACCACCAACTCGCGCTTCCCCACCACCCGCATGGGCGTCGAATCGGTCTATCGTCACGCCTTTAACGAGGCCATTCAATACAAGAAGGATTGGGACGCCTACAAGGCGGGTCAGACCAAGGTCGAACCGCGACGCGACCTCCGACTAGAAACCCTCAGCGACATCCTTCAGAAGAAGATTTGGGTGCAGTGCCACTGCTACCGAAGCGACGAAATGCTGATGATGGTCCGCCTCAGCCAGGAATACGGCTTCAAGATCGGCGCGCTCCAGCACGCCCTCGAAGCCTACAAAATCGCTCCTGAGCTAGCCAAGGCCGGCATCGGAATCTCGATCTTCGAAGACGAATGGTCGTTCAAGCAGGAAGGCTACGACGCCATCCCGTGGAACGCCTACATCTGCAACAAGGCCGGCGTCAACGTCTCCATCAACACCGACGGCCTCAGCGGCACGACCGCCCTCAACATCGACGCCGCCAAGACCATGCGCTTCGGCGGATTCACCGAACAACAGGCGCTCCAGACCATCACCATCAACCCGGCGAGAGAGCTCGGAATCGACAAGCGAACCGGAAGCATCGACGTCGGCAAGGACGCCGACATCGCAATCTGGGACGGCCACCCGCTCAGCGTGTACTCCAAGTGCGACCTCACCATGATCGAGGGCAAGGTCTACTTCCAGCGTCGCGACGCCTTCGGCATCGATGGTGCCTCGATCACCAAGGCCGTACTCGACCGCAAGGTCAACGCCGCCGAGAACACGAGCCTGCCCAAGTCGTCCAATATCTACGCCATCGTCGGAGCCACGATCCACCCGGTCGTTGGGGCCGACATCCAGGGCGGAACCGTCGTCGTCAAAGACGGCAAGATTCTGTCCGTCGGCAAGTCGGTCGATATCCCCCACGGCGCGTCGGTCATTCAAGGTCGCGGTCTGCACGTCTATCCTGGCTTCTTCGACGGCCAATCCTCGATCGGCCTCAAAGAGATCAGCCCGATTCCCGTCATGAACGACAACCGCGAGTTCGGCACCTTCAACCCCGACCTCGACGCGCTCACCGCCGAATGGGTGGAAAGCGCCCACTTCGGCCCCGCCAAATTCAACGGCGTGACTAACGTGTTCTCGGCCCCGACCGGGGGAAGCATTTCCGGCCAGGGCGCGGTGATCAACACCGACGGCTACACCACCGAACAACTCGGCGTCGAACGCAAAGCTGGCCTCGTCGTCAACATGGCGGGCGGACGCGGACGTCCGAACTTCGACATGTGCGACATGGTCGACACGTCGATCCTCTTCGGCGGGCGCGGGGAGACCCCACAGATGGATGGCCGCGTCGGCGACGCTGATCTTTCGCTCAACCAACTCGAGGAATATTACGACTTCCTCGGTGGCCGCATGCCGTTCCAAGACGGCGGCGATGTCTTCGCCCAGGGCGGAAGCAACAGCGCCCTCGACAGCTACTTCGACAAAGCGTCGAAGTACATGGACGCCCGCAAAGCCGACCCGAACATGCCGATCGACCTCGAAATGGAGGCGATGATCCCCTATCTCAAAGGTGAAAAGACCGTCGTTCTGTCGGCCCACTCGGCCAGCCAGATTCGCGACGCCGTCGCCTTCGCCCAAAAGTTCAAGCTCAAAGCCGCGATCTCTGATGGCTCCGAAGCTTGGCGCGAAGCCGCTCTGCTCGCCAAGGCCCGCATCCCCGTCATCCTCGCTCCCGCCGGTGCCAGCACCCTCGGCGCGAACAACACGGACCGAGCCTACGACCCCTACGACACGCCCTACGTGAAGGCGGGCCTCTTGGCCAAAGCCGGAGTCAAAATCTGCTTCCAAAGCGGCGACGGTTCGGAAACGATGATGCTCCCGTTCAAAGTCGGCGAGCACTGTGCCTATGGCCTTTCGCGGGAAGACGCCCTCAAGGCTCTGACCATCAATCCGGCGCAAATCTTCGGCGTAGCCGACAAACTCGGCTCCATCGAGCCGGGCAAGATCGGCAACCTGATCGTAACCGACGGCGACCCATTTGAGCTCACGACGACGATGCGCTACGTGTTCATCGATGGCCAGCCGCGCAGGCTCGAAAGCAAGCACACCATGCTCCGCGACAAATACCTCCAGCGCCTGAAATAG
- a CDS encoding phospholipid carrier-dependent glycosyltransferase, with product MGDGGSGETAKGFPLLWECSFELSVDPAELAREMERNRGEACFAEANYAIPAQKPVRARRTSPPGKLHPMKREARPIPLGLVFLFACLPLMGWWMTGLFDIDEGFYGAVVSEMNRRHEWITPFYNGNPWFEKPILLYWLAKPCIALFGVDFGPRLPSVLCTIALFAVCAFFVKKRYGERTQALTVFCLGSSILVIALGRLMMTDAPLNLCLTTAFLTFYESLVGDRRWRLLTAFCIGLGVLAKGPVAIALFVFVAGVSLWRDPSLRTQIRGYWLAGTAILFATVALWYVPCYLANGQEFIQKFLIEQNVGRFLGGDKAHSLGLLGLPFYIPFVLIAVCPWGWIEWRAVLPQNRDDSFSRFLFVWAATIFVFFTASNAKLPHYILPMIPPLAMLAAKKMATNPRVNWSPIWIMGISMLLTLGIIDPAQRIWYAKSGQQEAQYLARKHPEIEVLYQLGRQDKALMTGTTRLQETSLPSLLMYLNHDVIETDNKDDLIDQHPKIVYSGSAHVPPIRARIFFTRRSRLAELPTLSPIEETENFGVYMLKL from the coding sequence ATGGGAGACGGAGGGTCCGGTGAAACGGCAAAAGGCTTTCCGCTCCTTTGGGAGTGCTCATTTGAACTGTCTGTAGACCCCGCCGAGCTTGCGAGGGAAATGGAGCGGAATCGGGGCGAAGCCTGCTTCGCTGAAGCGAACTACGCAATCCCAGCGCAAAAGCCAGTGAGGGCACGACGAACCAGCCCACCCGGTAAACTCCACCCCATGAAACGCGAGGCCAGGCCGATCCCCCTAGGTCTCGTTTTTCTCTTCGCCTGCCTCCCCCTCATGGGCTGGTGGATGACCGGCCTCTTCGACATCGACGAAGGCTTCTACGGTGCCGTCGTCTCCGAGATGAACCGTCGCCACGAGTGGATCACCCCGTTCTACAACGGCAACCCTTGGTTCGAAAAGCCGATCCTCCTCTACTGGCTCGCCAAGCCCTGCATCGCCCTCTTCGGCGTTGATTTCGGGCCCCGTCTGCCGTCCGTCCTTTGCACCATCGCCCTCTTCGCTGTCTGCGCGTTCTTCGTCAAGAAACGCTACGGCGAGCGCACCCAAGCCCTGACCGTCTTCTGCCTCGGCTCCAGCATCCTCGTCATCGCCCTCGGACGACTGATGATGACCGATGCGCCGCTCAACCTTTGCCTCACCACCGCCTTTCTCACCTTCTACGAATCTCTCGTCGGCGACCGTCGCTGGCGACTCCTGACAGCATTCTGTATTGGCCTGGGAGTCCTTGCCAAGGGCCCCGTCGCGATCGCCCTCTTCGTCTTCGTCGCGGGCGTCTCGCTTTGGCGCGACCCCTCCCTGCGAACCCAAATACGAGGCTATTGGCTCGCCGGCACCGCCATTCTCTTTGCCACCGTCGCCCTTTGGTACGTGCCCTGCTACCTCGCCAACGGTCAAGAATTCATCCAGAAATTCCTCATCGAGCAGAACGTCGGACGATTCCTTGGCGGCGACAAGGCTCACTCCCTTGGCCTCCTAGGGTTGCCCTTCTATATCCCCTTCGTCCTCATCGCCGTCTGCCCGTGGGGCTGGATCGAGTGGCGCGCCGTCCTTCCCCAGAACCGCGACGACTCGTTCTCCCGCTTCCTGTTCGTCTGGGCCGCAACCATCTTCGTCTTCTTCACCGCCAGCAACGCCAAGCTCCCGCACTACATCTTGCCGATGATCCCGCCGCTGGCCATGCTCGCCGCCAAGAAGATGGCCACCAACCCCCGAGTCAACTGGTCCCCCATCTGGATCATGGGCATCTCGATGCTACTGACCCTCGGCATCATCGACCCCGCGCAGCGGATTTGGTACGCGAAGTCTGGCCAGCAGGAAGCTCAATACCTCGCCCGTAAGCATCCGGAAATCGAGGTTCTCTACCAACTCGGCCGCCAAGACAAAGCGCTGATGACCGGCACCACCCGTCTGCAGGAAACCAGCCTCCCATCGCTCCTGATGTATCTCAACCACGATGTGATCGAGACCGACAACAAGGACGACCTCATCGACCAACACCCGAAAATCGTCTACAGTGGCTCCGCCCACGTTCCCCCGATCCGCGCCCGCATCTTCTTCACCCGCCGCTCCCGACTAGCCGAATTGCCAACCCTCTCCCCAATCGAAGAAACGGAGAATTTCGGCGTCTACATGCTCAAGCTTTAG